A stretch of the Lactuca sativa cultivar Salinas chromosome 9, Lsat_Salinas_v11, whole genome shotgun sequence genome encodes the following:
- the LOC111920701 gene encoding phosphopantothenate--cysteine ligase 2, which translates to MDAVAETTSFFDTAPLLKDAETITRKLTQFIAHQNSSLSGIVGPRRVVCVTSGGTTVPLEQRCVRYIDNFSSGHRGATSTEYFLQSGYSVIFLYRRGTCQPFCRSLPDDALLECFELTDDSCIKVQESQSEVVKRAIKEHHKAVSGGMLLKLPFTTIFEYLQILRLIATSMKIIGASGMFYLAAAVSDFYVPWETMVVHKIQSASGPLDMRLAQVPKMLSVLRNEWAPQAFCVSFKLETDKEILLEKADTALKRYKMHAVVANELSTRKEVVILVTDNGKAYVYRENDHSDIESPLIKLLVDKHSTFINA; encoded by the exons ATGGATGCTGTGGCTGAAACAACATCCTTCTTTGACACAGCACCTCTTCTGAAAGATGCTGAAACCATAACCAGAAAATTAACCCAATTTATTGCTCATCAAAATTCTTCTTTATCAGGCAT TGTGGGGCCTAGAAGGGTTGTATGTGTGACATCTGGTGGGACCACTGTTCCTTTAGAGCAACGTTGTGTGCGTTACATTGATAACTTTAGCTCTGGGCATAGAGGAGCAACATCTACCGA GTACTTTTTGCAATCTGGATATTCAGTCATCTTTCTGTATAGGAG GGGAACGTGTCAGCCATTTTGTAGATCGCTTCCAGATGATGCACTACTCGAATGTTTCGAGCTTACTGATGATTCATGCATAAAAG TGCAGGAGTCACAGTCTGAAGTAGTTAAGAGGGCAATTAAGGAACATCACAAA GCTGTTTCAGGAGGCATGTTGCTTAAACTGCCTTTCACAACCATCTTTGAGTATCTTCag ATTTTAAGGTTGATTGCAACATCAATGAAGATAATTGGAGCAAGTGGTATGTTTTATCTTGCGGCTGCTGTATCTGACTTTTATGTTCCATGGGAGACCATG gTAGTACATAAAATCCAGTCAGCATCTGGTCCTCTAGATATGCGGCTGGCTCAAGTCCCTAAGATGCTTTCGGTTCTGCGTAATGAGTGGGCCCCACAAGCATTTTGTGTATCATTCAAG TTGGAGACAGACAAAGAGATTCTTTTAGAGAAAGCGGATACCGCTCTTAAAAGGTACAAAATGCATGCGGTAGTAGCAAACGAACTTTCGACCCGTAAAGAGGTAGTTATACTCGTCACTGACAATGGAAAAGCTTATGTATACCGTGAAAATGACCACTCGGACATTGAATCTCCTTTGATAAAACTACTTGTGGACAAACATTCGACTTTCATCAATGCATAA